Within Longimicrobium sp., the genomic segment GTCGAACATCCAGGCCACGGAGCCCGTGGTGCCCAGGTTGCCGCCGTTGCGCGAGAGCCACTTGCGCAGGTCGGCCACGGTGCGGTTGGCGTTGTCCGTGAGCGTGTCCACCATGATCGCGACGCCGGCGGGGCCGTACGCCTCGTAGGTGATCTCTTCGTAGTTCACGCCCTCGAGCTCGCCCGTGCCCTTCTTGATGGCGCGTTCGATGTTCTCGTTGGGCATGTTCACCGACTTGGCCGTGTCGATGGCCAGGCGCAGCCGCGGATTGCCCGCGGGGTCGCCGCCGCCTTCCTTGGCGGCGACGGTGATTTCACGGATCTTCTTGGTCCACGTGGCGGCGCGCCGGTTGTCGGTGAGCGCCTTCTTGTGCTTGATCTGCTTCCACTTGCTATGCCCGGCCATCGGGCACCTCCGGTCGCTGATGCTCTGTGTGATGATCGTAAGAATGCAGGCCGATCAATATACGCTCTGGGGCACGCCGGTTCAACGCGCGGGCCAGATCCTTGGATCCGTCGCACCTCGGGCAGTTCCGGCGCGCACCGGTTGCGCCACAGGCCGGACCAATTTTTTGCGCCCCCTGTGCATCGCGCCCAGTTCGCTTTTACATTCGATGGGAACTCCAAGGAGAGGTGCCCGATGAGCATTCCTGTCGAGCAATTGCGATTGGAACTGAAGAGCCTTCCCCGCGACGTCCTCGCGGACCTGGTGCATTCGGTCTTCGACGACGTGGGTGGGGAGGCCGACGAGTGGGCCAGCGAAGTGGAGGAAGCCTGGGGTCGTGAAGCGCACCGCAGGTGGGAAGCATACCTGCAGGGCAACGAGGAGATGATTCCGCTGGAGGACGCGATGACCCGCCTCCAGGCGCGCCTCCAACGGTGAACCCAATTCCGCGTCTGCGCGGCAGGACCTAAAGGAAGCCGCTGCCTCCCTGGCGCGGCGAGGGACCTGGATGAAACAAACGGGCCGCCCGCGTGGACGGCCCGTCTTGCTGTGCGATCGGGCTCACGCCCCGTCCGCCTCTACCTCGTCCGCGTAGGAATCGTAGTAGTAGGCGTACTTCTCGTGGCCGCCGATCTTCTGGTCGGGGTCGTTGAGCACGATGCCCACGATGCGCGCACCGACGGCGCGCAGCTGCTCGGCGGCGTGCTGCGCGCTGTGGCGCTCCGTCTGCCCCGCGCGCACCACCATCAGCAGGGCGTCGGACTGGGCGCCCAGGATCTCCGCGTCCGCCGCGGCGAGCACCGGAGGCGTATCGACCACCACCAGGTCGTACACGCCGCTGAGCACGCGCATCAGCCGCCCCATTCCCGGGCCGCCCAGCAGCTCCGACACGTGGGGAACCAGCCGTCCCGCGGCCAGCACGTGAAGCTTGTCGACCTTGGACGGGCGCAGCGCCTCGTCCAGCGGCACCTCGCCCAGCAGCACCTCGGTGAGCCCCGGCGCCCGGGGCAGCCCGTACACGCCGTGAAGGCGCGCGCGGCGCAGGTCGGCGTCGATGACGCACACGCGAAGCCCCTGCTGTGCGAAGGTGGCGGCCAGGTTGGCGGTGACCGTGGTCTTGCCCTCCGACGCGCCGGGGCTGGTGACCAGCAGGGTGCGCATGGGCATGCCGTGCTGCGCGAACATCAGGTGCGTGCGCAGCTTGCGGTACGCCTGCGAGCCCGCCGACTGCACGTCGTTCACCGCGACCAGCTGCTCGGTGCGCTCCGGCTCGCCGCCGCGCCCCAGCAGCTTGGCCTTGCCCAGGCGGGTGGCCGCGCGCGGCGGCTCGCCCAGGCGGGGGATCACCGCCACCACAGGCGCCCGCATGGCGGTCTCCACGTCTTCGCGGCGGCTGATGGCCGTGTTCAGCCGGTCCAGGACGAGCGCGCCGCCACCGCCCAGCATCAGCCCGATCAGGAGGGCGAACAGCAGCCGGCGCTTGGTGCCCGGGCTGATCGGCGTGCCCGGGGCCATGGCCAGGTCCACGACGTCCACCTGCCCCGCCTGCACCGCCTCGTCGATGCGCGCCTCCTGCTGCTCGCGCCGCAGGTCGTCCACCAGCTTCTGCAGCGTCTCCACCTCGCGCGACAGCCTCATCTCGTCGGCCTCGGCCTCGGGAAGCCCCGAGATGGAGGCGGCGTCCTCGGCCATCACCTGGTCCAGCACGGCAATGCGCGCGGCGAGAGCGACGCTGCGGGCCTCGACGGCGCGCATCAGGCGGCCGCGGTAGGTGTTGATGAGGGAATCCAGCTGCTGCACGTCGGGGTTGCTGGCCGCCCGGGACCAGCGGCCGGTGGTCAGCGAGTCGCGGTCGCTCTGGTAGCGCAGCAGCGTGGTGTACAGCGAAACGATCCCCGCGTTGGTCGAAACTTCGGGCGAGGCGGCCAGGGCGGCGACCTGCTCGGTGCTTTCGCGGCCGCTCCCGCTGGCCAGCCCCCGTGCCATCTGGTCGTAGATCTGCTTTTCGCTCAGCAGGTCCTGGCGCTGCAGGCGGAACCCGGCCAGCCCCTCCTCCGTCACCCGGAACTTTTCACGGGGCGAAAAGGCGCGGACGCCGCGCCGGAAGTCGCTGAGCTGGCGCTGGGCCACCAGCAGCAGCGCGTCGGTCTGGCGCAGCTGCTCCTCGACGAACTGGCGCCGCCGCCGCGACATGTTCTGCGCCGAGCGCATGCTGACGTTCTGGAACGCGACGGCGAATGCGTTGGCTGCCTGCTGTGCCAGGACGGGGTCGTCGGCGGTGAACTGGATGTCGATGACGTTGGTGAGCTCGCGCTGCGCCACGTTCATCGTGCCCAGGGTGCCCAGCACGGCTTCCTGGTGGTCGACCACCTGGAACGTGGCCGTGGGCACGCCTGCCGGACGTCCGGCGAAGGTGATGGCAACCGCGCCCAGGTCCACCGGCTGCCCGTACGCCGCCGTGACGGCGCGCCCGCGCATCCGCGCCTCCACGCCATCGGCCCGGAAGGTAAAGGACACGGTGTCGCCGTTGGGCGCGCCGGGTGAAACGTGGATCGTCCGGATGGCCGACCGGGGGAACCCGGGCGACGTGGGCCTCAGCCGCAGCCCCAGCGAATCGACCACCTCGGCGGCGACCGCGCGGCTGCGCAGCAGCTGGATCTGCGACAGGATGGGGTCGGTGTACCAGCCTTGCGCGTCCTGCACCTGCCCGGGGGCGATGTCGCCCGCCATCTCCTCGCGCGCGTTCACCAGGCGCACCGTCGACGCGGCGGCGTAGTGGGGAACCTCACGCTGGAGCTTGTACCACTGGAAGCCCAGGGAAAGGACCACGGCGGCGGCCACCAGCCACGCGTAGCGCCGCAGGGCCGCCACGTACTCGCCCAGCGGAATGCCCTCCTCCACCGCCGAGCCGTAGCGCTCGGGCGTGGGGGTACCGCGCAGCACCGGCGAGGGCTGCGCGGAGGGCATGGGTTCGGGCAGAAGGCGGTTGCCTTGGAATTCAGGCACGGGAAACCGGCTGAAGGGGAGTTACGCGGAACCCTGGCTCAGGTACCACTCTACGGTGCGGCGCAGCCCCTCGTGCATGGGAACGCGCGCGCGGAAGCCGAACAGGCGCAGGGCCCGGCTGGTGTCCAGGGAGCGCCGGGGCTGCCCGTCGGGCTGCGTGGGATCGAACGCCAGGCGCCCCTCGAAGCCCACCAGCCCCGCGATCAGCCCGGCCAGCTCGCGAATGCGTATCTCATTACCAATTCCCACGTTGACGGGTTCCACACCGTCGTAGTGCTCTGCCGCCAGCAGGATGGCGCGCGCCGCGTCGTCCACGTACAGGAACTCGCGCGACGCCTCGCCCGTGCCCCACACCGGGAGCTCCCCGGCCCCATCGCGCCGGGCCTCGGCCATGCGGCGGATGAGCGCGGGGATCACGTGCGAGGTGGCCGGGTCGAAGTTGTCGCGCGGCCCGTACAGGTTGGTGGGCAGGAGGTAGATGCCGTTGAGCCCGTACTGCTCGCGGTACGCCGCCAGCTGCACCAGCAGCGCCTTCTTGGCGATGCCGTAGGGCGCGTTGGTTTCTTCCGGGTACCCCGCCCAGAGGTCTTCTTCGCGGAACGGAACCCGGGTGATCTTCGGATAGGCGCAGACGGTGCCGATCTGCACGAACTTCTCGACCCCGGCAACCCGCGCCTGCTCGATCATCGCCACGCCCATCATGGCGTTGGCGTAGAAGAAGCGGCCGGGCGCGGCGCGGTTGGCGCCGATGCCCCCCACCTCGGCGGCCAGGTGCATCACGAGCTGCGGACGGGCGGCCTCGTACACGCGCTCCACGTCGGCCTGGCGCGTCAGGTCGAACTGAGCCCGGCGGGGAACGAAGGGCTCGGCCCCGCAGGCGCGCAGGCGCTCCACGACGTGCGAGCCCAGGAACCCCGACCCGCCGGTGACCAGGACGCGCCGTCCGCGCCAGAAGCCGGGCGAGGCTTCGAGTTCGGGCAGGGTCGGCGCCGAGGCTGCTTCGCTGGAGGTCATTCGGGCTTGGACGTGGGGATGGCGGGCCCGGGACGGCCCGCGGCTTCGTGGTACAGGGCCAGCGTGTCGCGGGCCATGCGCTGCGCGCTGAACTCGGTGCTCACCCGCTCGCGCGCCGCCCGGCCCAGGCGCGCGCGGAGCGCTGCGTCGTCCAGCAGGCGGGTAAGCGCGGCGGCCAGCGCGGCGGGGTCGCGCGGCGGGACGGTGAGCCCCGTCTGTCCGTCGCGCGACACGAACGGCACGCCGCTGGGGATGCGGGTGTTGACCACCGGCAGCCCGGCGGCCATCGCCTCCAGCTGCACCAGGCCGAAGGCCTCGCTCCGCGCCGTGGCGGGAAGGGCGAACACGTCGGCGGCGGCGTAGTGCGACGCCACGCTGTCGACGCGACCCGCCAGCGTCACGCGGTCCGCGATGCCGTACTCGGCCGCCAGCCGCTCCAGCTCGCCGTGCATGGGCCCGTCGCCGACGATCACCAGGTGCCCGTCGACGCTGTCCATCGCCGTTACAAGGTAGTCGAAACCCTTGTAGTAAACCAGCCTACCGACCGCCAGCACCACCCGTGCGCCATGCCGTTCGCGGAGCGCCGCGACGGTGGCCGGGTCGGGCGTGCCGGCGTCGTCCGGGCGGATGCCGAAGGGGATCACCCGCACGCGGTCCGCGTGGCGTTGCAGCACGGGCGAGCTGGCCGCGTAGTCGGGGGAGCTGGCGATGATGGCGTCCGCGCGGCGCAGGAAGCGGTGCTGCACGGGCCAGAAGAGCGTCCGCAGCACACGCTGGCGGACGATGTCGCTGTGATAGGTGACGACCAGGGGCGCGCGGCTGCCGCTGGCCAGGTACGAAAGCACGCCCGTGGGGTTGGGATGATGGAGGTGCACCACGTCCGCCCCAGACTCGCGGATCGCGGCGGCCATCCCTGGATTCACCGTCGCGGACGAGATCCACAGCGCCGTGCCGATCCGCAGCACGGGAACGCCGTCCACCCTCTCCGACACCGTCCCGCGCCCGTCGTTGGCGACGATCACCCGCAGGTCCACGTCGTTCACCAGCTCACCGCATAGCGTGGCGAGGTGGCTTTCCATCCCGCCGGCATAGGGCGGATAGAACTTCCCGACGTGCACCACCTTCAGCCGCCTGCTCACGCCGCCTCCGCCAGCACGCGGTCGTACACGGCGGCGATCCCCGCGGCGAACCGGTCGACGCGGTACAACCGGGCGCGGAGGAGGGACGCGGCGCGGGCGGCCATCCGTTCGGAAGGGTCGGCCAGCCGGGTGAGCGCGGCGCCCAGGGCGGCGGACCAGGCGGCGACATCGTCGCCGCCCACGTATTCCACCGCCGCACCCCCCACCTCGCGGAACACGCCGAGGGCGCTCGCGAGCACGGGGGCGCCGCAGGCCATCGCCTCCACCAGCGGCAGCCCGAAGCCTTCCCGCTCCGACGTGCTGACGACGAGTGCAGCGCGCCGGTACATGGCGGCCAGCCGCGGCCGGGGCACCCACGGCACTTCCACGATCCGCCGGGCGATGCCCAGTTCCTCCGCCAGATCGCGATGCGCCGGCTCCAGCGGCCCGCCGACGCGGACCACGCGCGCACGGGGATTCGCCGCGAGCACCGGCGCCGCGGCCCGCAGCAGCAGCTCGATGCGCTTGCGTGGAGCGGTGCTTCCGACATGCAGGAGATCGACCGTGTCCGGCGGCGCAGGGCCGAGCAGCGCCGCTGCATCCGCGTCCGCCGCGGGATCGGGATCGGCCCGGAACTCGGGGTGCGCCGCGAGCGGCACGGTCGAGACGCGGTCTGCCGGGACGACATCGTGTTCAAGCAGCTCCGCGCGGACCGCGTCGCTGTCGCAGACCACGTGCGCCGCGCGCTGAAGGCCGCCGAGAACGCGCTTCATCATCGCCCGGAACCACTGCGGCCGCGGATCGCACTCGGGCTGCAGGAGCGAGCGAAAGGCATCCAGGTCGTGGCAGGTGACGATGGTACGCCTGGCCGGGAGCGTGTGGACGAGCTGGGCGTAGCTGTGGTCCACCACGTGGTACAGGTCCCTCCCCCCGCCATGCCGGCGCAACCACCGCGGGTAGGCCACGTGCCGCCCGATCAGGCGGTCGGCGTTGTGCCCCGCGCCCCCCGCCCACCCTCCCAGGAGGCGCGGCATCTGCGGCTGGATGCGCTCCGGCGCGAACCGCGGCGCCTGGCTGAGCAGCGCGTGGACCAGCAGGTCGCCGACCAGGTCCATGCTGGGCCAGTTCTCGGCGCGGTAGTCGTAGACGATTCCGACGCGGATGCTCACCGGGGGCGGCACAGGAGCCAGGCCTGGGAGTTCAGCAGGGGGCCCAGCGCGGGAACGGGGGAGAACCTCGTCCGCTCGATGACGAAGTCGTGCTCGACGCGGGCCGCGAGCGCGCGCCAGTTGAAGCCCTTGTGCCCGTGGTAGCGGTTGGGGGTGCCATCCGCGAAGCGCGATTCGTACACGGGGCGATCGACCGCCGCGCCGGCGATCATGCGGACCAGTTCGCGGGGCGCGTACCGCTCGCGTTCCTGGTAGCCGCTGATGCCGCGCAGCCCCGCCGCCGCGCGCGCGGCCTGCTTCACAAGCAGTGCCGGCCCCGTCTCCACCGGCACGCTGATGATCACCGCCGCGCCAGGCGCCGCCAGCCGTTTCAGCTGCCCGAGCACCCGCTCCACCGTTTCGGACGTGCAGTGCTCCAGCACCTCCATGCAGGTGAGCACGCCGAAGCCGGCTGCGGGTAGGGCGTCGAGCTCGTCTCCCACGTGGACGAACGCCAAACCCGCCAAGGCGCGGAACCGCTCGCGCGCGCCGTCCACGAGCGCCTGGTCGATCTCCGCACCCACAGCGTCGGGAAACAGGTCGTGCACCATCGCCAGGAAGGTCCCGTCCCCGCAGCCGTAGTCCAGCAGCCGCGCGCCGGCGTACGGCTGCACCATCCGCCGCGCCGTCCGGAACCGCCGCTCGTGGCTCCACCCGATGAGCCCCGCGCGCCCGGAAAGCTGCTTCCGCGCGTACTCGCCCGAGGCGATCAGCTCCGCGTTGTCGCCGTTCATCGGCGCGCGCTTTCCGGCGTGGGCGCCACCCGGTGAAAGTAGCCGTCCAGCTGCAGCAGGCGCTCGTCGTGCGGATCCACCAGTCCCGGCTCCAGGTGCACGCACACGTAGCCCAGCGAGTCCAGCCGCCGGTACATCTCCAGGAACGGGAGTTCGCCCTCGTACATCCCCACGGCCGACATCTCCAGCTGGATGGTGTCCACGCGGTCGAGTACCCCACCTGCGCCATCCAGCACGTCGGCCTCGTGGCCCTGCGTGTCGATCTTCAGCCAGACGCGGTCATCCGGCTGAACGTACCGGCCGAAAACCGCATCCAGCCGCTCGATGGTGACCGTTTCCGATCCCACGTATTCGGATTCCGGCGCGGCGGAGAGATGCGCGTCCAGCATGGGGCGCAGGGAGCTGCTCCAGGAGTTTCCTGCCACGTTCAGCACGGCTTTGCCCG encodes:
- a CDS encoding glycosyltransferase, translated to MSRRLKVVHVGKFYPPYAGGMESHLATLCGELVNDVDLRVIVANDGRGTVSERVDGVPVLRIGTALWISSATVNPGMAAAIRESGADVVHLHHPNPTGVLSYLASGSRAPLVVTYHSDIVRQRVLRTLFWPVQHRFLRRADAIIASSPDYAASSPVLQRHADRVRVIPFGIRPDDAGTPDPATVAALRERHGARVVLAVGRLVYYKGFDYLVTAMDSVDGHLVIVGDGPMHGELERLAAEYGIADRVTLAGRVDSVASHYAAADVFALPATARSEAFGLVQLEAMAAGLPVVNTRIPSGVPFVSRDGQTGLTVPPRDPAALAAALTRLLDDAALRARLGRAARERVSTEFSAQRMARDTLALYHEAAGRPGPAIPTSKPE
- a CDS encoding FkbM family methyltransferase — its product is MLRGIAASGRALLNRAGIDVVRHRPIPPHLTRRAHLLSRFGVTVVLDVGANAGQYARELRNIGYRGRIVSFEPLSSAYAALSSLAATDPTWQAVNLALGSAPGKAVLNVAGNSWSSSLRPMLDAHLSAAPESEYVGSETVTIERLDAVFGRYVQPDDRVWLKIDTQGHEADVLDGAGGVLDRVDTIQLEMSAVGMYEGELPFLEMYRRLDSLGYVCVHLEPGLVDPHDERLLQLDGYFHRVAPTPESARR
- a CDS encoding polysaccharide biosynthesis tyrosine autokinase, giving the protein MPEFQGNRLLPEPMPSAQPSPVLRGTPTPERYGSAVEEGIPLGEYVAALRRYAWLVAAAVVLSLGFQWYKLQREVPHYAAASTVRLVNAREEMAGDIAPGQVQDAQGWYTDPILSQIQLLRSRAVAAEVVDSLGLRLRPTSPGFPRSAIRTIHVSPGAPNGDTVSFTFRADGVEARMRGRAVTAAYGQPVDLGAVAITFAGRPAGVPTATFQVVDHQEAVLGTLGTMNVAQRELTNVIDIQFTADDPVLAQQAANAFAVAFQNVSMRSAQNMSRRRRQFVEEQLRQTDALLLVAQRQLSDFRRGVRAFSPREKFRVTEEGLAGFRLQRQDLLSEKQIYDQMARGLASGSGRESTEQVAALAASPEVSTNAGIVSLYTTLLRYQSDRDSLTTGRWSRAASNPDVQQLDSLINTYRGRLMRAVEARSVALAARIAVLDQVMAEDAASISGLPEAEADEMRLSREVETLQKLVDDLRREQQEARIDEAVQAGQVDVVDLAMAPGTPISPGTKRRLLFALLIGLMLGGGGALVLDRLNTAISRREDVETAMRAPVVAVIPRLGEPPRAATRLGKAKLLGRGGEPERTEQLVAVNDVQSAGSQAYRKLRTHLMFAQHGMPMRTLLVTSPGASEGKTTVTANLAATFAQQGLRVCVIDADLRRARLHGVYGLPRAPGLTEVLLGEVPLDEALRPSKVDKLHVLAAGRLVPHVSELLGGPGMGRLMRVLSGVYDLVVVDTPPVLAAADAEILGAQSDALLMVVRAGQTERHSAQHAAEQLRAVGARIVGIVLNDPDQKIGGHEKYAYYYDSYADEVEADGA
- a CDS encoding GDP-L-fucose synthase; translation: MTSSEAASAPTLPELEASPGFWRGRRVLVTGGSGFLGSHVVERLRACGAEPFVPRRAQFDLTRQADVERVYEAARPQLVMHLAAEVGGIGANRAAPGRFFYANAMMGVAMIEQARVAGVEKFVQIGTVCAYPKITRVPFREEDLWAGYPEETNAPYGIAKKALLVQLAAYREQYGLNGIYLLPTNLYGPRDNFDPATSHVIPALIRRMAEARRDGAGELPVWGTGEASREFLYVDDAARAILLAAEHYDGVEPVNVGIGNEIRIRELAGLIAGLVGFEGRLAFDPTQPDGQPRRSLDTSRALRLFGFRARVPMHEGLRRTVEWYLSQGSA
- a CDS encoding YebC/PmpR family DNA-binding transcriptional regulator; translation: MAGHSKWKQIKHKKALTDNRRAATWTKKIREITVAAKEGGGDPAGNPRLRLAIDTAKSVNMPNENIERAIKKGTGELEGVNYEEITYEAYGPAGVAIMVDTLTDNANRTVADLRKWLSRNGGNLGTTGSVAWMFD
- a CDS encoding glycosyltransferase family 1 protein, which encodes MSIRVGIVYDYRAENWPSMDLVGDLLVHALLSQAPRFAPERIQPQMPRLLGGWAGGAGHNADRLIGRHVAYPRWLRRHGGGRDLYHVVDHSYAQLVHTLPARRTIVTCHDLDAFRSLLQPECDPRPQWFRAMMKRVLGGLQRAAHVVCDSDAVRAELLEHDVVPADRVSTVPLAAHPEFRADPDPAADADAAALLGPAPPDTVDLLHVGSTAPRKRIELLLRAAAPVLAANPRARVVRVGGPLEPAHRDLAEELGIARRIVEVPWVPRPRLAAMYRRAALVVSTSEREGFGLPLVEAMACGAPVLASALGVFREVGGAAVEYVGGDDVAAWSAALGAALTRLADPSERMAARAASLLRARLYRVDRFAAGIAAVYDRVLAEAA
- a CDS encoding addiction module protein; this encodes MSIPVEQLRLELKSLPRDVLADLVHSVFDDVGGEADEWASEVEEAWGREAHRRWEAYLQGNEEMIPLEDAMTRLQARLQR
- a CDS encoding class I SAM-dependent methyltransferase; the encoded protein is MNGDNAELIASGEYARKQLSGRAGLIGWSHERRFRTARRMVQPYAGARLLDYGCGDGTFLAMVHDLFPDAVGAEIDQALVDGARERFRALAGLAFVHVGDELDALPAAGFGVLTCMEVLEHCTSETVERVLGQLKRLAAPGAAVIISVPVETGPALLVKQAARAAAGLRGISGYQERERYAPRELVRMIAGAAVDRPVYESRFADGTPNRYHGHKGFNWRALAARVEHDFVIERTRFSPVPALGPLLNSQAWLLCRPR